One Thermoplasmata archaeon DNA segment encodes these proteins:
- a CDS encoding PQQ-binding-like beta-propeller repeat protein, translating to MPGELRWQKYYMDASIKSSRLKFYAILEKPFGSAALIPPPHPAGDALQISPPLIPHGTKAMEVTSKFVTKEAPALVLGFRASPSLLSISSERALRWVRELEAPMKYVSVEGAEGGIFAALSGGLLYFLSRAGKPQWKYRIGPEVMALASSSAGQCAAVADEKGRVACIALDGKPLWSARLESPARALRMAGDGSAALSLDQAGGVSLIAQGGRVLWRRAFPDGVRDFAATGSLSRTVVLTGHALHSLSFDGSELWTVDVPEGTSAVRMPEDGEGIYAIGPRTVARYLPGGKRQWLGDIDSHPPSSSVMPGPRLLLLPFQGGAAAVDKWGNLVLECPVPVACASASFAFYDGMGTIFSIGEAGGSTHLFILDVGPSLVDYLLRASRVLADECARAGQAAPMADRSFLDALNAASSSDLRGALASAELACRYYEEALSAIQKSADGVVTPEAMAAVEISAREALEKPLSSRKPSLTARCFCGASNPVFETERPFLNLCPKCGKLGLVR from the coding sequence ATGCCCGGGGAGCTCAGGTGGCAGAAGTACTACATGGACGCCTCAATTAAGAGCTCTAGGCTCAAGTTCTACGCGATTCTTGAGAAGCCATTCGGGTCAGCGGCCTTGATTCCTCCCCCCCACCCAGCGGGTGACGCCCTACAAATCTCGCCACCTTTAATTCCTCACGGGACCAAAGCCATGGAAGTCACATCGAAATTCGTGACCAAGGAGGCCCCGGCGCTCGTTCTAGGGTTCCGGGCCTCCCCGAGCCTCCTCTCGATATCCTCTGAAAGGGCGCTCAGGTGGGTCAGGGAGCTCGAAGCCCCAATGAAGTATGTCTCGGTCGAGGGGGCTGAGGGGGGGATATTCGCCGCCCTTTCAGGCGGGCTGCTCTATTTCTTAAGCCGCGCGGGGAAGCCGCAGTGGAAGTACAGGATTGGACCTGAGGTCATGGCCCTCGCCTCTTCCTCGGCGGGCCAATGCGCGGCCGTGGCCGACGAGAAGGGACGAGTGGCCTGCATAGCCCTAGATGGAAAGCCTCTATGGAGCGCCAGGCTCGAGTCACCGGCGAGGGCGCTCAGGATGGCCGGCGACGGCTCCGCCGCCCTCTCCCTTGACCAGGCCGGTGGAGTCTCGCTCATCGCCCAGGGCGGCAGGGTCCTCTGGAGGAGGGCCTTTCCGGACGGGGTCAGGGACTTCGCCGCGACCGGGAGTCTGAGCAGGACGGTGGTCCTGACGGGCCATGCGCTCCACTCCCTCTCCTTCGACGGGAGCGAGCTCTGGACGGTGGACGTTCCGGAGGGTACGAGTGCTGTGAGAATGCCAGAGGACGGGGAGGGGATATACGCCATCGGGCCCCGGACGGTCGCGAGATACCTCCCTGGCGGGAAGAGACAGTGGCTCGGCGATATAGACAGCCACCCCCCATCTAGCTCGGTCATGCCGGGCCCGAGACTCCTTCTACTCCCCTTCCAGGGTGGGGCGGCCGCCGTGGACAAATGGGGCAACCTGGTGCTGGAATGCCCAGTGCCCGTGGCATGCGCCAGCGCCTCCTTCGCGTTCTACGATGGCATGGGAACCATATTCTCCATCGGGGAGGCTGGGGGCTCGACCCATCTATTCATTCTCGACGTCGGCCCCTCGCTCGTTGACTACTTACTCCGAGCGTCGAGGGTACTCGCAGACGAGTGCGCAAGGGCCGGACAGGCCGCTCCCATGGCTGACCGCTCCTTCCTCGACGCTCTCAATGCCGCCTCCTCCTCCGACCTCCGTGGAGCACTGGCGTCGGCGGAGCTCGCATGCAGGTACTACGAGGAAGCCCTGAGCGCGATTCAGAAGTCCGCCGACGGCGTAGTCACTCCGGAGGCAATGGCCGCCGTTGAGATATCGGCGCGGGAAGCGCTCGAGAAACCCCTCTCCAGCCGAAAGCCCTCCCTGACTGCTAGGTGCTTTTGTGGGGCCTCGAACCCGGTCTTTGAAACCGAAAGGCCCTTCCTCAACCTTTGTCCGAAGTGCGGGAAGCTAGGTTTGGTCAGATAA
- a CDS encoding Holliday junction resolvase, protein MSQVYERELKGILMADPEVLKRVVAHLPPEEQLAYMRIIERPFVVVRAAGSFGVDMAVVGIIPFLVEEKTSVDDVYHFNKPRIIEQAEHLKRLCMEAGVTPVYAYRLKRLRGGDPWRLFTIELDEKKLYGLQRLFYSRLPKLEYTRSNNYVMRWGSGWPLHSFIDWAASLPRGEYGGGD, encoded by the coding sequence GTGAGCCAGGTATACGAGCGCGAGCTCAAGGGAATTCTGATGGCCGACCCGGAGGTTCTGAAGCGCGTCGTGGCGCACCTCCCGCCAGAGGAGCAGCTCGCGTACATGAGAATAATTGAGAGGCCCTTCGTGGTTGTGCGCGCCGCGGGCTCATTCGGCGTGGATATGGCGGTCGTGGGAATCATCCCATTTCTCGTTGAAGAGAAGACATCAGTTGACGACGTATACCATTTCAACAAGCCCAGAATCATCGAGCAGGCCGAGCACCTGAAGAGGCTGTGCATGGAAGCGGGGGTGACTCCCGTCTACGCCTATCGGCTCAAGCGCCTGAGGGGCGGAGACCCCTGGCGTCTCTTCACAATCGAGCTCGACGAGAAAAAGCTCTATGGCCTCCAGAGACTCTTCTACAGCAGGCTCCCGAAACTGGAGTACACGAGGAGCAATAATTACGTAATGCGCTGGGGGAGCGGCTGGCCCCTGCACTCCTTCATAGACTGGGCCGCGTCCCTCCCTCGCGGCGAGTACGGAGGTGGCGACTGA
- the mutL gene encoding DNA mismatch repair endonuclease MutL: protein MRGKIRVLPPETVAKIAAGEVVERPASVAKELIENALDAGATNIVLEMEKGGKRLIRVSDDGCGMCREDSIKAFERHATSKITSAEDLSSITTLGFRGEALAAIAAVARVKLITRVREEAEATEVRAEGGKVLDARASSRSPGTTVEVRELFYNVPARKKFLKSERVEEEHVLDVLTGYALARPRVGFRALSDGKEVLSLHPAASLGERVAGLYGVQIFRELLQVLGACRELPHSYDEYPLSGCFVQGYVSRPTLTKGRSSELRFFINGRLFSDRALTQTVLEAYGELIPQGRYPIGVIHLEMNPALVDVNVHPAKSVVRFADEEKVRTALLDAVRRALATAASQPHGIPGRPLEPLPFTPTTPPKVEAGPVQRTIYGAEAPPPPPPPEPEKGLPELTIIGQAHNLYIIGQAPDGIVMIDQHAAQERVNYERLREQLSSGRVRSQTLLQPRTLELGARERRALEAGRELIGRLGYQVEEFGGRSVVVKAVPVVGGTALPAETLREVLGEVLEASGRPARTLEAQADRALKLMACHESVRGGERLEVAEMRELVEALYKAQDPFSCPHGRPTMIHMTRKELERKFGRSG from the coding sequence ATGAGAGGGAAAATTCGGGTTCTCCCTCCAGAGACCGTCGCCAAGATCGCGGCCGGTGAGGTCGTGGAGAGGCCCGCATCGGTGGCGAAGGAGCTTATAGAGAACGCTCTCGACGCCGGTGCCACTAATATCGTGCTCGAGATGGAAAAGGGGGGGAAGAGGCTCATAAGGGTCAGCGACGACGGCTGCGGGATGTGCAGGGAAGACTCCATAAAGGCGTTCGAGAGGCACGCGACCAGCAAGATAACCTCGGCGGAGGATCTCTCGAGCATAACCACTCTGGGCTTCAGGGGAGAGGCTCTGGCGGCGATAGCCGCTGTGGCTAGGGTAAAGCTTATCACCAGGGTCAGGGAGGAGGCGGAGGCGACCGAAGTCAGGGCGGAGGGGGGGAAAGTATTGGACGCTAGGGCCTCGAGCCGCTCGCCCGGGACGACTGTGGAGGTCCGCGAGCTCTTCTATAATGTGCCCGCGCGAAAGAAGTTTTTGAAGAGCGAGCGCGTCGAGGAGGAACATGTACTGGACGTACTGACGGGCTACGCCCTCGCCCGCCCCCGTGTCGGGTTCAGGGCGCTCTCGGACGGAAAGGAGGTCCTGTCGCTTCACCCGGCGGCAAGCCTCGGCGAGAGGGTGGCAGGATTATACGGCGTCCAGATATTCCGGGAGCTACTTCAAGTATTGGGTGCCTGCCGAGAGCTCCCGCACTCCTACGACGAGTATCCCCTCTCGGGCTGCTTCGTGCAGGGGTACGTCTCACGCCCCACCCTGACCAAGGGGCGCTCCTCAGAGCTGCGCTTTTTCATCAACGGCCGCCTTTTCTCCGACAGGGCCCTGACCCAGACGGTTCTCGAGGCCTACGGCGAGCTCATCCCGCAGGGAAGGTACCCTATCGGTGTCATCCACCTTGAGATGAACCCCGCCCTAGTGGACGTCAACGTCCACCCAGCGAAGAGCGTCGTCAGATTTGCGGACGAGGAGAAGGTGCGGACAGCGCTTCTGGACGCTGTCAGGCGCGCGCTCGCAACCGCCGCCAGCCAACCGCACGGCATCCCCGGGAGACCTCTAGAGCCCCTGCCTTTCACGCCCACAACGCCGCCGAAGGTCGAGGCTGGGCCGGTCCAGAGGACGATATACGGCGCCGAGGCCCCCCCGCCTCCCCCGCCCCCCGAGCCAGAGAAGGGCCTGCCCGAGCTCACAATCATAGGCCAGGCCCATAACCTCTATATCATAGGTCAGGCACCCGACGGAATCGTGATGATAGACCAGCACGCCGCTCAAGAGAGGGTGAACTACGAGCGGCTGAGGGAGCAGCTCTCCTCGGGCAGGGTCAGGAGCCAGACTCTGCTCCAGCCCAGGACTCTCGAGCTCGGAGCGAGGGAGAGGCGGGCTCTGGAGGCTGGGAGGGAGCTAATCGGGAGGCTCGGCTATCAGGTCGAGGAGTTCGGAGGGAGGAGTGTCGTGGTCAAGGCGGTTCCGGTTGTCGGTGGCACCGCCCTCCCGGCCGAGACCCTGCGGGAGGTTCTGGGCGAGGTTCTCGAGGCTTCGGGGAGGCCGGCGAGGACTCTCGAGGCGCAGGCCGACAGGGCGCTGAAGCTGATGGCGTGCCATGAGTCGGTGAGGGGTGGCGAGAGGCTCGAGGTCGCCGAGATGAGGGAGCTGGTCGAAGCGCTCTACAAAGCGCAGGACCCCTTCTCCTGCCCCCATGGTCGGCCCACGATGATTCACATGACGAGGAAAGAGCTGGAGAGGAAGTTCGGGAGGAGCGGGTGA